The following coding sequences are from one Paenibacillus tundrae window:
- a CDS encoding beta-galactosidase, with protein sequence MYTFKKYQKPEVLQNHLNLGGENPAGEKIDVTSLYITRSGKPSIPVMGEFHYSRYDRSDWYKELCKMKAGGITLVSSYVFWIYHEESEGVFDFSGDNDLRAFILECKKAGLEAVIRIGPWAHGECRNGGLPDWLLQKPFKLRENNPEYLKKVRTFYENISKQVQGLFYKDGGNIIAVQLENELTNDAEHLATLKEMAVDCGMIAPIYTVTGWNAVEGARIPVDEVFPVFGGYCDAPWDDHLDQLPPSPHYFFTGMRNDTGIGADLLPQEIEDDGQWRLPYERYPFATCELGGGIQVTHHRRPRIRGMDIYSISLVKIGDGNNLIGYYMYHGGTNKIGKLSTFQESKATGYPNDYPILSYDFQCALSEYGEVREQYRLLNILHLFVQDFEETLAPMTRVEAENSVSREDTTSLRYVMRTDGVSGYVFVNHYQRLTQLQDVRNVVIDTGRVIFPSINVCGEVSFFMPFRMELSGIVLDYGTVQPLCREGDTYFFAQIPGITPEYQFSDGQNITAQAGLDSAFQVNGTTVVTLSWDQARYLRRLDGELYVGDGCDLYKADNEIRSVEDGGFQYWHWNGVSFNQRSIQQSYTAPAITFEDVEQPPFEPKHTEQLHMGGDREVKWQKITVTGSEGFLDIDYYGDVAQIYADEELVADSYYYGDVWRVPARLLTGKDCYLAVSEMRNDFYREF encoded by the coding sequence ATGTATACATTCAAAAAATATCAGAAACCTGAAGTTTTACAAAATCATTTAAATCTTGGTGGGGAAAATCCTGCAGGAGAAAAGATTGATGTAACAAGTTTATATATTACACGTAGTGGCAAGCCTTCTATTCCGGTCATGGGTGAATTTCATTATTCCAGATATGATCGAAGCGACTGGTATAAAGAGCTGTGTAAAATGAAAGCAGGCGGAATTACGCTTGTATCTAGCTATGTGTTCTGGATCTACCATGAAGAGAGCGAAGGGGTATTCGACTTCTCGGGTGACAATGATCTTCGTGCTTTTATATTGGAATGTAAGAAGGCCGGGCTTGAAGCTGTCATAAGGATTGGACCATGGGCACATGGTGAATGCAGAAACGGAGGACTTCCGGACTGGCTGCTCCAAAAACCATTTAAGCTGCGTGAAAACAATCCAGAATATCTTAAGAAAGTACGTACCTTCTATGAGAATATTTCGAAGCAGGTACAAGGACTTTTCTACAAAGATGGTGGAAACATCATTGCTGTGCAGTTAGAGAATGAGTTAACAAATGATGCCGAGCATCTGGCTACACTAAAAGAAATGGCTGTGGATTGTGGCATGATTGCCCCCATATATACGGTAACTGGTTGGAATGCTGTTGAGGGAGCGCGAATACCAGTAGATGAAGTGTTTCCTGTATTCGGAGGATACTGTGATGCTCCATGGGACGATCACCTAGATCAACTTCCGCCATCTCCTCATTATTTCTTTACGGGTATGAGAAATGACACAGGCATAGGAGCAGATCTCCTTCCACAAGAAATTGAAGATGATGGGCAGTGGCGATTGCCGTATGAACGATATCCATTTGCAACTTGCGAATTGGGTGGAGGTATTCAAGTTACACATCACCGTAGACCACGAATTAGAGGTATGGATATTTATAGCATATCGCTGGTAAAGATTGGTGATGGTAACAATCTGATTGGCTACTATATGTACCATGGCGGAACCAATAAAATTGGCAAGCTGTCGACTTTTCAGGAATCAAAAGCAACAGGGTATCCGAACGATTATCCCATTCTTTCATATGATTTTCAGTGTGCTTTATCGGAGTATGGCGAAGTTCGAGAACAGTACAGACTGCTGAATATTCTGCACTTGTTCGTACAGGACTTTGAGGAGACACTCGCACCGATGACCAGAGTGGAAGCGGAGAATTCAGTTTCAAGAGAGGATACTACATCATTGCGTTATGTGATGCGGACAGATGGTGTGAGTGGATATGTATTTGTTAATCATTATCAAAGGCTTACTCAGCTTCAGGATGTGCGGAACGTTGTCATTGATACAGGCCGTGTCATATTCCCGTCAATTAATGTGTGTGGAGAAGTGAGTTTCTTCATGCCGTTCCGTATGGAGTTGTCGGGTATTGTTCTCGACTATGGCACTGTGCAACCGTTATGCAGAGAAGGAGATACCTACTTCTTTGCGCAAATACCTGGAATTACACCCGAATATCAATTCAGTGATGGACAGAATATAACAGCTCAAGCAGGGCTTGATTCTGCATTTCAGGTCAACGGCACTACAGTGGTTACCCTGAGCTGGGATCAGGCACGATATCTGCGCAGACTGGATGGAGAGCTTTATGTAGGCGATGGATGTGATCTGTACAAAGCTGATAACGAAATTCGTTCTGTGGAAGACGGTGGGTTTCAATATTGGCATTGGAATGGTGTAAGCTTTAATCAGAGATCCATTCAGCAATCTTATACAGCACCTGCAATTACGTTCGAAGATGTAGAACAACCTCCATTTGAACCGAAACATACAGAGCAACTGCATATGGGCGGTGATAGAGAAGTTAAGTGGCAAAAGATCACCGTCACAGGATCCGAAGGATTCTTAGATATTGATTATTATGGCGATGTTGCTCAAATTTACGCAGATGAAGAACTCGTTGCTGACAGTTATTATTACGGAGATGTGTGGAGGGTACCAGCAAGATTGCTCACCGGTAAAGATTGTTACCTTGCGGTATCGGAAATGCGAAACGATTTCTATCGAGAATTTTGA
- a CDS encoding AraC family transcriptional regulator, protein MLPFRLFHNKGKIELPLSLYSCGLHHQHMMHRPIGYPTFQCMICFAGSGAFHFENMPYIKMRRGDILFVPSKLAHDYGPSANEPWLLGFMGIEGSFVESLVNALQLPIMKSISVNEPKIQQLESDIRELWHVSDPEESDPYHKASTKIYSMLTSIATTTQSEKPMQNYRSTTNAKEMLRASVQYMEQHYMENLSLANIADTVGYSKQHFQRKFKEIYGVNPSHYLQRLRLHRGAELLSEHSELSVGEIATMVGMELNYFVRIFKREHGITPAKYRFTV, encoded by the coding sequence ATGTTACCATTCAGGCTTTTTCATAATAAAGGCAAGATTGAATTACCTTTGTCATTATATAGCTGCGGATTACATCACCAGCACATGATGCATCGGCCTATTGGTTATCCAACATTTCAATGTATGATTTGCTTTGCAGGATCAGGTGCCTTTCATTTTGAGAACATGCCTTATATCAAGATGAGAAGGGGAGATATCTTATTTGTGCCTAGCAAACTCGCTCATGATTATGGTCCATCAGCAAATGAACCCTGGCTATTAGGATTTATGGGCATTGAGGGAAGCTTTGTTGAGTCCCTTGTTAACGCACTACAACTTCCAATCATGAAATCAATCTCAGTAAATGAACCAAAGATACAGCAGCTTGAATCAGATATCAGGGAGCTATGGCATGTAAGTGATCCTGAGGAGAGCGACCCTTATCATAAGGCCTCTACGAAAATATATAGTATGTTAACGTCCATCGCTACAACGACTCAAAGCGAGAAACCAATGCAAAACTATCGAAGCACCACAAACGCGAAAGAGATGCTTCGCGCCTCGGTACAATATATGGAGCAGCATTATATGGAAAATCTAAGCCTTGCTAATATTGCCGATACGGTCGGTTATTCCAAGCAACATTTTCAACGTAAGTTCAAAGAGATATATGGCGTGAATCCCAGTCACTACCTGCAACGCCTTCGATTACACAGAGGGGCAGAGCTTCTATCTGAACATTCAGAGTTGTCTGTAGGTGAGATCGCGACAATGGTAGGTATGGAATTAAACTATTTTGTACGTATATTCAAACGAGAGCATGGAATCACTCCTGCCAAATATCGATTCACGGTTTAG
- a CDS encoding glycoside hydrolase family 127 protein, whose protein sequence is MTKPDVRHHPQTPVYSHKINDPFWSHYIELVRSVVVPYQWEALNDRIEGAEPSRAIRNFRIAAGEEEGVHYGMVFQDSDVAKWIEAAAYLLSAKPDPELEVLVDSVIETIARAQQPDGYLNTYFTLREPGARWTNLAECHELYCAGHMIEAGVAYYHATGKRMLLDVVIRLADHIGTVFGAEPGQLPGYDGHQEIELALFKLYEATREKKYLELSRYFLDQRGASPHFFVEEWEKRGRTIHFSELDMVHRHTYSQSHLPVREQSTAEGHAVRLVYMCAAMTDVAAETGDTSLREASERLWSNIVSKRMYITGSIGSSAKEEAFTGDYDLPGDTAYAETCASIGLIFWAKRMLQLNQDSRYADVMERALYNTVISGMSLDGQRFFYVNPLEVDPEIQRLNPNYAHVRTRRQGWFGCACCPPNIARLLASLDQYVFTPVVEQATLYVQLYIGGEAEFTLEDRRARLTMDSDYTSTGEVKLIVRPDSSEGMEFTVALRKPDWCVNPELWINGEKTDQDGFILESGYMKVTRTWKSGDEIRLHFPMELLRMKGHDHIRATFGKVALQRGPFMYCLEEVDNGRGLHRIQLPRKTQFSIGSGGRMPLGVPALTTIGRRMVSDDDWGTHLYRSDVQWDIQPAELRFIPYFTWANRDEGEMSVWIRECE, encoded by the coding sequence ATGACAAAACCAGATGTCCGGCATCATCCTCAGACACCAGTCTATAGTCATAAAATTAATGATCCATTCTGGTCACACTATATTGAGTTGGTGCGCAGTGTGGTTGTTCCTTATCAATGGGAAGCGCTCAATGACCGTATTGAAGGAGCAGAACCCAGTCGGGCTATTCGAAATTTCCGCATTGCAGCAGGGGAGGAAGAGGGTGTTCATTATGGCATGGTGTTTCAGGACAGCGATGTTGCGAAATGGATTGAGGCAGCGGCATACCTCCTCTCTGCGAAGCCCGACCCTGAACTGGAAGTCCTTGTGGATTCCGTTATTGAGACCATAGCCCGGGCACAGCAACCCGATGGTTATCTGAACACGTACTTTACCTTGCGTGAACCCGGAGCGCGCTGGACGAATCTCGCCGAGTGCCATGAACTATATTGTGCAGGACATATGATTGAGGCGGGTGTGGCGTATTATCATGCCACGGGTAAGCGTATGCTCCTGGATGTAGTTATTCGCCTAGCGGATCATATAGGCACTGTGTTTGGTGCTGAACCGGGACAATTGCCAGGTTATGATGGGCATCAGGAGATTGAACTTGCGCTCTTCAAACTGTATGAAGCGACACGGGAAAAGAAATATCTTGAATTGAGCCGTTATTTTCTGGATCAGCGCGGAGCGAGTCCGCATTTTTTTGTAGAGGAATGGGAAAAACGGGGGCGTACCATACATTTTAGCGAGTTGGACATGGTTCACCGGCACACTTACTCCCAGTCCCATCTCCCCGTTAGGGAGCAGTCAACAGCAGAAGGCCATGCTGTTCGACTGGTTTACATGTGTGCAGCTATGACGGATGTAGCTGCTGAGACGGGAGATACATCACTGAGAGAAGCCAGTGAACGGTTGTGGAGCAACATTGTAAGCAAGCGAATGTATATTACGGGAAGCATTGGTTCATCAGCCAAAGAAGAAGCATTTACAGGCGATTATGATCTACCGGGAGATACAGCCTACGCAGAGACCTGTGCCTCAATTGGCCTGATCTTTTGGGCGAAGCGCATGTTACAGCTGAATCAAGATAGCCGGTACGCGGATGTTATGGAGCGAGCCCTATATAATACGGTGATTAGTGGAATGTCCCTGGATGGTCAACGCTTTTTCTATGTAAATCCACTTGAAGTCGATCCGGAGATTCAACGTCTGAATCCTAATTATGCCCATGTAAGAACACGTAGGCAAGGGTGGTTCGGTTGTGCCTGCTGTCCACCGAACATTGCACGATTACTCGCCTCATTGGATCAATATGTATTTACCCCGGTTGTGGAACAAGCTACGTTATATGTGCAGTTGTACATTGGCGGAGAAGCAGAATTCACACTTGAGGATAGAAGAGCAAGGCTAACCATGGACTCTGACTATACTTCCACCGGAGAAGTGAAGCTGATTGTTCGACCCGACTCCTCGGAGGGAATGGAGTTTACAGTAGCTCTGAGAAAACCGGACTGGTGCGTGAATCCCGAGCTGTGGATTAATGGGGAGAAAACAGATCAGGATGGGTTTATTCTTGAATCCGGTTATATGAAGGTGACCCGTACGTGGAAATCCGGTGATGAGATCAGGCTTCACTTCCCTATGGAATTGCTGCGAATGAAAGGGCACGATCACATCAGAGCCACTTTCGGTAAAGTAGCCTTACAGCGGGGACCGTTTATGTATTGTCTCGAAGAAGTCGATAATGGCCGCGGATTGCATCGCATTCAGTTGCCCCGGAAGACCCAGTTTTCTATTGGTAGCGGGGGGCGGATGCCTCTGGGGGTTCCGGCACTTACAACGATTGGACGGCGAATGGTATCCGATGATGACTGGGGAACACATTTATATCGCAGTGATGTTCAATGGGATATCCAGCCAGCCGAGCTTCGCTTCATTCCATACTTTACTTGGGCCAACCGGGATGAAGGAGAAATGAGCGTTTGGATTCGGGAGTGCGAATAA
- a CDS encoding LysR family transcriptional regulator, protein MVDALEGRFFLAFIALTEEKSFSRAAERLGYVQSTVTTHIQQLEKIIGHKLVHRYPRGIELTDAGKVFAKYAYQYVHLIQSLDEHIHELDEPSGTIRIRTQESFFLTRMLPFIQEYTRNMPNVNLRIEHGTHQDILNSVLDYELDYGIVPQNPNRHELHFYPIVEETIVLVASEQIAQNVRDLGAQILNNQLFISNGTSCLYHTSAVDVLKEAGVTVKDALELPSLEMIKQYVGCGKGFALIPEIAILNELETGTLQILPFAPTMSFTHGLITHKNREHSPTAKGFHAALMDYYHR, encoded by the coding sequence GTGGTTGATGCATTAGAAGGACGATTTTTTCTGGCTTTCATCGCTTTAACGGAAGAAAAAAGCTTCAGTCGAGCTGCTGAACGTTTAGGTTATGTGCAATCTACTGTGACAACTCACATCCAGCAGTTAGAGAAGATTATTGGACATAAATTAGTACATCGCTATCCAAGAGGGATAGAGTTAACGGATGCAGGAAAGGTATTTGCCAAATATGCGTATCAGTATGTGCATTTGATTCAATCTCTTGATGAACATATCCATGAGCTGGATGAGCCTTCTGGTACGATACGTATTCGAACACAAGAATCTTTTTTTCTTACACGTATGCTTCCTTTCATACAGGAATACACACGAAACATGCCAAATGTAAATTTGCGCATAGAACATGGGACACATCAGGACATTCTGAATAGTGTATTGGACTATGAGTTGGATTACGGCATCGTTCCACAGAACCCCAATCGTCATGAGCTACATTTTTATCCTATTGTGGAAGAAACGATTGTGTTGGTTGCATCGGAGCAAATCGCTCAGAACGTGAGAGACTTAGGAGCGCAGATTCTGAATAATCAACTTTTCATCAGTAACGGCACATCATGCTTGTACCATACGTCTGCCGTGGATGTTTTGAAAGAAGCTGGCGTTACAGTCAAAGATGCGTTAGAGCTGCCCAGTCTGGAGATGATTAAACAATATGTAGGCTGCGGTAAAGGGTTCGCCCTGATCCCTGAAATAGCAATTCTGAATGAACTCGAGACGGGTACCCTGCAGATTCTCCCCTTTGCACCAACAATGAGCTTTACTCACGGCCTGATTACTCATAAAAATCGAGAACATAGTCCGACCGCTAAAGGTTTCCATGCGGCGTTAATGGATTATTATCATCGTTAA
- a CDS encoding alpha/beta fold hydrolase has translation MQVRYLNQKVGDVDVFYREAGSKDGKVILLLHGFPSSSHMFRDLIPKLAEHYRVIAPDLAGFGHTQTPPRGQFNFTFDNLFKVIEGFTQALDLNKYVLYVFDYGAPVGYRLAAAHPEKVQAIISQNGNAYLEGFSEAWGPWENYWRSPTPENREACRDSLTPETIRNFQYLHGADASLVSPDGYSLDIAYMSRPDAEEIQLDLILDYRTNVDLYPEFQAYFRNYQPKLLAVWGKNDPAFLPAGAKAYKHDLPSAEIHLLDTGHFALETHADEIASLMLQFLADVK, from the coding sequence ATGCAGGTTCGTTATCTGAATCAAAAGGTTGGAGATGTCGACGTTTTTTATCGCGAGGCCGGTTCTAAGGATGGTAAGGTTATTTTATTGTTACACGGCTTTCCATCTTCAAGTCATATGTTCCGTGATCTAATTCCCAAGCTTGCGGAACATTACCGGGTCATTGCTCCTGATCTTGCTGGTTTCGGACATACCCAAACGCCACCGCGTGGTCAATTTAACTTTACCTTTGATAATCTCTTCAAAGTCATTGAAGGTTTTACTCAGGCATTAGACTTGAATAAGTATGTACTATATGTATTCGATTATGGTGCACCTGTCGGGTATCGACTCGCCGCTGCTCATCCGGAGAAAGTTCAGGCGATCATTAGTCAGAATGGGAATGCTTATCTGGAAGGGTTTAGTGAAGCTTGGGGCCCTTGGGAGAACTATTGGCGCTCTCCAACACCAGAGAATCGTGAAGCATGCCGTGATTCCCTGACTCCAGAAACGATTCGTAACTTCCAATACCTGCACGGAGCAGATGCCAGCCTTGTGTCACCAGATGGGTATTCACTGGATATTGCATATATGTCACGTCCCGACGCGGAGGAGATCCAACTGGATCTGATTTTGGACTATAGAACTAATGTGGATCTTTATCCTGAGTTTCAGGCTTATTTCCGTAACTATCAACCGAAACTACTAGCTGTGTGGGGAAAAAATGACCCTGCCTTCCTTCCTGCTGGAGCTAAGGCTTATAAGCATGATCTCCCATCTGCAGAAATACATCTGCTGGATACAGGCCATTTCGCACTCGAAACACATGCTGACGAGATTGCTTCGCTTATGCTGCAATTTTTGGCTGATGTGAAATAG